From Aneurinibacillus sp. REN35, a single genomic window includes:
- a CDS encoding D-alanyl-D-alanine carboxypeptidase family protein — translation MAAPAMEADVSSSAAAQETANQISLHSHAAILIDSRSGDVLYEKNSEEKMEPASITKIATGIIALEADRSDEQVTVSRNARQSDGTRIFLAEGEQKPLKDMVYGLLMNSGNDAAVAIAEHIDGSVEAFSKRMNTFAASVGAHNTHFTNPSGLHEKEHVTTAADMAKISAYAMKNTKFREIVGTRVKPWEGKEWKSKLINHNKMLVSYQGANGIKNGFTQQSGFTLVTSAKRDDTEFIVVLLKADNNNQIYKDATKLLDYGFSHYKTVPVLRAGAKISEDGHTYAASENVYASIPKNDEFKARVGAENVLLVETTSGLIRQYPSALTKEEELTAGAPLTSTVDTEEVGVLHSLPEFLMMFFWWLMLFFMSWMMVLLLKERRM, via the coding sequence ATGGCTGCACCTGCCATGGAAGCGGATGTTTCATCTTCAGCAGCGGCACAAGAAACGGCGAACCAGATTTCATTACATAGTCATGCTGCTATTCTTATCGATTCCCGTTCCGGTGATGTGTTGTACGAAAAGAATAGCGAAGAAAAAATGGAGCCGGCCAGCATTACAAAAATTGCTACCGGGATTATTGCGCTAGAAGCGGATCGGTCCGATGAGCAGGTGACCGTATCACGCAATGCAAGGCAAAGTGATGGGACGCGGATCTTTCTAGCGGAGGGTGAGCAGAAGCCGCTAAAAGACATGGTATATGGTCTTTTAATGAATTCAGGAAATGATGCTGCTGTTGCCATCGCAGAACATATCGATGGGAGTGTAGAAGCATTCAGTAAGAGAATGAATACGTTTGCAGCTTCTGTGGGAGCGCATAATACGCATTTTACCAATCCAAGCGGCCTGCATGAAAAGGAACATGTAACAACTGCTGCAGATATGGCAAAAATCTCAGCCTATGCGATGAAGAATACAAAGTTCCGGGAAATTGTCGGCACAAGGGTTAAACCATGGGAAGGGAAGGAATGGAAAAGCAAGCTTATTAATCATAATAAGATGCTGGTGTCTTATCAGGGAGCCAATGGGATAAAGAACGGCTTTACCCAACAATCGGGCTTTACGCTTGTTACTTCAGCGAAGCGGGATGACACGGAATTCATTGTTGTATTATTGAAAGCCGATAACAATAATCAAATTTACAAAGATGCTACAAAGCTGCTGGATTACGGCTTTTCCCACTATAAAACCGTACCGGTACTGCGAGCTGGAGCGAAAATCTCGGAGGATGGACATACGTATGCAGCAAGCGAGAATGTGTATGCTTCCATTCCTAAAAATGATGAGTTTAAAGCTCGCGTGGGGGCTGAGAATGTTCTGCTTGTAGAAACAACATCTGGTCTTATACGCCAATATCCTTCTGCATTGACAAAGGAAGAGGAGTTGACGGCGGGCGCGCCGCTTACATCCACAGTGGATACGGAGGAGGTTGGAGTATTACACAGTCTCCCTGAATTTTTAATGATGTTTTTTTGGTGGCTGATGCTCTTTTTTATGAGCTGGATGATGGTTCTGTTGCTTAAAGAGAGACGTATGTGA